The Crocosphaera subtropica ATCC 51142 genome includes a window with the following:
- a CDS encoding lipid kinase, which yields MTKRALLLVNRHSRRGQHSFAQAVDILNDLGFELIIVPIQSSEQLPQLVRQHGPKVDLVIVGGGDGTLNGVVDSLMDMNLPLGILPLGTANDLARTLKIPFGIPQACRVIAEGQLKYIDLGWVNGKHFFNVASLGLSVDITEKLSKGAKRRWGVLAYAMTALQVMSQTRPFHAHIVMNGERIDVKTIQIAVGNGRFYGGGMAVAEDATIDDQRLDLYSLELQYWWQIFPLLWRLPQGQHGYLPWVRTLEGEYIEIYTRKSQDINTDGEIVTATPAVFRVIPQSLGVFVPRNSLITLDPNI from the coding sequence ATGACAAAACGGGCCCTTCTTTTAGTTAACCGTCACTCCCGCAGAGGTCAACACAGTTTTGCCCAAGCGGTGGATATTCTCAATGATTTGGGTTTTGAATTGATTATTGTCCCCATTCAATCCTCTGAACAATTACCCCAACTGGTACGACAACATGGCCCTAAAGTTGATCTGGTCATTGTGGGGGGAGGAGACGGAACCCTTAACGGGGTAGTCGATAGTTTAATGGATATGAACCTTCCTTTAGGGATTTTACCCCTAGGAACAGCCAATGATTTAGCCCGTACCCTGAAAATTCCTTTTGGTATTCCTCAAGCTTGTCGAGTCATTGCAGAGGGACAACTTAAATATATCGATCTCGGTTGGGTCAATGGGAAACACTTTTTTAATGTAGCCAGTTTAGGCTTAAGTGTGGATATTACAGAAAAATTATCGAAAGGGGCCAAACGTCGTTGGGGGGTTCTCGCTTATGCGATGACAGCTTTACAAGTGATGAGTCAAACTCGTCCTTTTCACGCCCATATTGTCATGAATGGGGAAAGAATTGATGTAAAAACTATCCAAATTGCTGTGGGAAATGGACGGTTTTATGGAGGAGGAATGGCCGTGGCCGAAGATGCGACCATTGACGATCAAAGATTAGATTTATATAGTTTAGAATTACAATACTGGTGGCAAATTTTTCCTCTTTTATGGCGACTTCCCCAGGGACAACATGGTTATTTACCTTGGGTGAGAACCTTAGAAGGAGAGTATATAGAAATTTATACCCGCAAGTCTCAAGATATTAATACCGATGGAGAGATTGTCACAGCCACTCCTGCGGTTTTTCGTGTTATTCCCCAAAGTTTAGGGGTTTTTGTGCCAAGAAATTCCTTAATTACTTTAGACCCAAATATTTAA
- a CDS encoding Calvin cycle protein CP12, producing the protein MTTTNTGLQERIDEAIKEARRLSAEGNTTQAAEAWDEVEELFAEASHQKQTTNFQQYCQDNPDAKECRIYDV; encoded by the coding sequence ATGACCACTACAAACACTGGACTACAAGAACGTATCGACGAAGCTATCAAAGAAGCTCGGAGACTATCGGCTGAAGGCAATACGACACAAGCAGCCGAAGCATGGGACGAAGTGGAAGAACTGTTTGCCGAAGCGTCTCATCAAAAACAGACTACAAACTTCCAACAATATTGTCAAGACAATCCCGACGCAAAAGAATGCAGAATTTATGATGTATAA
- a CDS encoding EI24 domain-containing protein, translating into MFQILTGFGFLSGMSYPFRLLGLFKSNPGLLSYIIVPILVNIVIGTFLYIGLFLFGWQVTQLLTDSIINRLDLLLADLPTWLNSLDYVVIFLGWLIRIILSLLLLILTGFILVQFGVLLAAPWYGNLSEKIEKIRTDKVEIIEVGMVRDIWRAILFELKKIVLILACGVLIFFLSFLPIIGAIISTVGGITVTGTIICLDFFDGALERRRLNFRKKVNLVWKCFPASAGFALICLLLIGIPFVNLITIPFCVGSGTLFVCDRILPKYL; encoded by the coding sequence ATGTTCCAAATTCTCACAGGTTTCGGTTTTCTTTCAGGAATGAGTTATCCCTTTCGTTTATTAGGACTGTTTAAATCTAATCCTGGTCTGTTATCCTATATTATTGTTCCTATTTTAGTTAATATTGTTATTGGTACTTTTCTTTACATTGGTTTATTTTTGTTTGGTTGGCAAGTTACCCAACTTTTAACAGATAGTATCATTAACCGTCTTGATCTTTTATTAGCTGATCTTCCGACTTGGTTGAATAGTTTAGATTATGTTGTTATTTTTTTAGGTTGGTTAATTAGAATTATTTTGAGTTTACTGTTATTAATTTTAACAGGGTTTATTTTAGTTCAATTTGGGGTCTTATTAGCTGCGCCTTGGTATGGTAATCTATCAGAGAAAATAGAAAAAATTAGAACTGATAAAGTAGAAATTATAGAAGTGGGAATGGTTCGAGATATTTGGCGAGCAATTTTATTTGAACTAAAAAAAATAGTTTTAATTTTAGCTTGTGGTGTCTTAATCTTTTTCTTGAGTTTTCTTCCTATTATTGGGGCTATTATTTCTACGGTAGGTGGTATTACCGTCACAGGAACGATTATTTGTTTAGACTTTTTTGATGGTGCATTAGAAAGAAGACGACTAAACTTTAGAAAAAAAGTTAACCTCGTGTGGAAATGTTTTCCAGCAAGTGCAGGGTTTGCTTTAATCTGTTTATTATTAATTGGTATCCCTTTTGTTAACTTAATTACCATTCCTTTTTGTGTGGGAAGTGGAACCTTATTTGTTTGCGATCGCATTCTCCCCAAGTATTTATAA
- the larE gene encoding ATP-dependent sacrificial sulfur transferase LarE, protein MLTDKLNQLKTIFVEMERALIAYSGGIDSTLVAKVAYDVLGDRSLAVTAVSPSLLPEELEDAKIQAATIGIPHELVNTQEMNNPNYTSNPVNRCYFCKSELHDTLKPLALKRGYPYVVDGVNADDLRDYRPGIQAAKERGARSPLAEVGITKLEVRQLSQGLGLPWWDKPAQPCLSSRFPYGEEITIEKLQRVGRAEIYLRNLGYHNLRVRSQGETARIELPPEKIKEFVATTDLEKLVTKLQELGFIYVTLDLEGYRSGKLNQEILGQGVANTLS, encoded by the coding sequence ATGCTGACGGATAAATTAAACCAATTAAAAACAATATTTGTAGAAATGGAGAGGGCATTAATTGCCTATTCGGGAGGAATTGATAGTACCTTAGTAGCTAAAGTCGCCTATGATGTTTTAGGCGATCGCTCATTAGCTGTTACGGCGGTTTCCCCATCCTTACTCCCAGAAGAATTAGAAGACGCAAAAATCCAAGCAGCTACGATTGGTATTCCCCATGAGTTGGTCAATACCCAGGAAATGAATAACCCCAACTACACATCTAACCCTGTTAACCGTTGTTATTTTTGTAAAAGTGAACTCCATGACACCCTTAAACCCTTAGCCTTGAAACGGGGTTATCCCTATGTTGTGGATGGGGTTAACGCTGACGACTTACGAGACTATCGGCCTGGGATTCAAGCAGCCAAAGAAAGAGGTGCGCGATCGCCCTTAGCAGAAGTCGGTATAACGAAATTAGAAGTCCGTCAACTGTCCCAAGGGTTAGGGTTACCCTGGTGGGATAAACCCGCCCAACCTTGCTTAAGTTCTCGTTTTCCCTATGGTGAAGAGATTACCATCGAGAAGTTGCAACGAGTGGGACGGGCTGAAATTTATCTGAGAAACTTAGGCTATCATAACTTACGGGTTCGATCCCAAGGAGAGACAGCAAGAATCGAGTTACCCCCTGAAAAAATTAAAGAGTTTGTGGCCACCACAGATTTAGAGAAATTGGTGACTAAATTACAAGAATTAGGGTTTATCTATGTCACTCTCGATTTAGAAGGATATCGCAGTGGTAAATTAAATCAGGAGATTTTAGGACAAGGTGTGGCAAACACGCTAAGCTAA
- a CDS encoding AAA family ATPase, translating to MDISTLIKQLQNPNSYPHTVQDSIKVLQTHASAIFLTGNYAYKIKKPVDFGFLDYSTLEKRQHFLNQELVMNQAIAPDIYLEVLPITIKNDQVKIGEEGKIIDYVLKMNQFPQDCLFINLFQAGKLEKKHLENLGKVVAEFHKNTQTNDYIRRFGNIEMIKKSIDENYERTEKYIGIVQTEKQYQETKEFTNHYFELKQNYFKQRQQADKIRECHGDLHLKNVCLWNGKIELFDRIEFNEEFRYVDVMFDIAFTIMDLDARNRTDFSNIFLNTYLEYTGDWQGLQVLPLYLSRQAYVRAKVNSMLLDDSNISEKEHQKAQEDAKNYYHLAWKYTQQHQGKIIMMSGLSGSGKTTMAKYLAQDINAILIRSDAVRKHRGNIPLDETGDNELYSAAMNQETYKTLIQLGEMMAKEGFNVILDAKFDRHQWRETVIEIAKKYNISLTILYCYAPLKILSDRLSKRQGDISDATPNLLKQQQNNAQDFNEKEMSYVKIIDTTNNWKEQIKDLF from the coding sequence ATGGATATTTCCACCCTCATTAAACAACTACAAAATCCAAATAGTTATCCCCATACTGTACAAGATTCAATCAAAGTTCTTCAAACCCATGCCTCAGCTATATTCTTAACAGGAAACTATGCTTATAAAATTAAAAAACCTGTTGATTTTGGCTTTTTAGACTATTCAACCCTTGAGAAACGTCAACATTTTTTAAATCAAGAGTTGGTCATGAATCAAGCGATCGCTCCTGATATTTATTTAGAAGTGTTACCAATAACTATCAAGAATGATCAGGTAAAAATAGGAGAAGAAGGGAAAATTATAGATTATGTTCTTAAGATGAATCAATTTCCTCAAGATTGTTTATTTATCAATCTATTTCAAGCAGGAAAACTAGAAAAAAAGCATCTAGAAAACTTAGGAAAAGTAGTTGCAGAGTTTCACAAAAATACGCAAACGAATGATTATATTCGTCGTTTTGGTAATATTGAGATGATCAAAAAGTCCATTGATGAGAATTATGAAAGAACAGAAAAATATATCGGTATTGTCCAAACAGAAAAACAATATCAGGAAACAAAAGAGTTTACCAACCACTATTTTGAGCTAAAACAGAACTATTTTAAACAACGACAACAAGCAGATAAAATCAGAGAATGTCACGGAGACTTACACTTAAAAAATGTTTGTCTATGGAATGGTAAAATAGAGTTATTTGATCGTATCGAATTCAATGAAGAATTTCGCTATGTTGATGTGATGTTTGATATAGCATTTACTATTATGGACTTAGATGCAAGAAATCGCACAGATTTTAGTAATATTTTTCTCAATACTTATTTAGAATATACGGGAGATTGGCAAGGTTTACAAGTATTACCCCTCTATCTTTCCCGTCAAGCGTATGTTAGAGCAAAAGTTAATTCGATGCTACTGGATGATTCTAATATTAGCGAAAAAGAGCATCAAAAAGCCCAAGAAGATGCAAAAAATTATTATCATTTAGCCTGGAAATATACCCAACAACATCAAGGAAAAATCATTATGATGTCAGGGTTATCAGGATCAGGAAAAACCACCATGGCCAAATATCTTGCTCAAGACATTAATGCCATTTTAATTCGTTCCGATGCTGTACGAAAACACCGAGGAAACATCCCCTTAGATGAGACTGGAGACAACGAACTTTATAGTGCAGCAATGAACCAAGAAACCTATAAAACTTTAATTCAATTAGGTGAAATGATGGCAAAAGAAGGATTTAATGTTATTTTAGACGCTAAATTTGATCGTCATCAATGGCGAGAAACCGTGATAGAAATAGCTAAAAAATATAATATTTCCTTGACTATTTTATATTGTTATGCACCTCTAAAAATTTTAAGCGATCGCCTCTCAAAACGCCAAGGAGATATTTCCGACGCAACCCCTAATTTATTAAAACAACAACAAAATAATGCCCAAGACTTTAACGAAAAAGAAATGAGTTATGTTAAGATAATCGACACCACTAACAACTGGAAAGAACAAATTAAAGACTTATTTTAG
- a CDS encoding response regulator: protein MSSFNYTGQLIITREDITWTIDLERQNLKYASHSLQSIETLELCLYTLGYGEKTPTILKKINQSGFTEEKGKNFIQRATDWLIQEENLSLSQQINFINQLTQDALESFFEITTFSYYECEEKSYFFPSEQGFKVKDILNFWRTKQQTWQSFNSVIISPHQCINLTELPNLLHSQSSHLLTKLAHQQGKVSLRQLSILLKLEDWEVAELIYPHLQSGILQLDSPLPPFNQLPPFTLSYQSLKVNKPSNQIVKTEGIRHSHECKNIVCIDNDNSRLNTIRKYFNSENTNLYLVSEPHLALEQLFTIKPDLLLVDTNTSGINGYQFSKIIKKSSAFQHLPIIMMSAEEEKITAAQIEENVVNDFLSKHCSESELIRVIKKYLEL from the coding sequence ATGTCAAGTTTTAATTACACTGGACAGTTAATTATCACAAGAGAGGATATTACTTGGACAATCGATTTAGAAAGACAAAACTTAAAATACGCTTCTCATTCTTTACAATCTATTGAAACTCTAGAACTATGTTTATATACTCTAGGATATGGAGAAAAAACTCCGACAATTCTAAAAAAAATAAATCAGTCTGGTTTCACTGAAGAAAAAGGGAAAAACTTTATCCAAAGAGCAACCGATTGGCTCATTCAAGAAGAAAATTTAAGTTTATCTCAACAAATCAACTTTATCAATCAACTGACTCAAGATGCTTTAGAATCATTTTTTGAGATCACAACCTTTAGTTATTATGAGTGTGAAGAGAAAAGTTATTTTTTTCCTTCAGAACAAGGCTTTAAGGTAAAAGATATCTTGAATTTTTGGCGTACTAAACAACAAACTTGGCAGTCATTTAACTCCGTTATCATATCACCCCACCAATGTATAAATTTGACTGAATTACCCAACCTACTCCACAGTCAATCTAGTCATTTACTGACAAAACTTGCTCACCAACAAGGTAAGGTTAGTCTCAGACAACTCAGTATTTTATTAAAGTTGGAAGACTGGGAAGTAGCAGAATTAATTTACCCTCATTTACAATCAGGCATTCTGCAACTGGATTCTCCATTACCTCCATTTAACCAACTTCCTCCTTTTACCTTATCCTATCAGTCTCTTAAGGTGAATAAGCCTAGTAATCAAATTGTTAAAACTGAAGGAATTAGGCATAGTCATGAATGTAAAAATATCGTTTGTATTGATAATGATAACAGTAGATTGAATACAATAAGAAAATACTTTAATTCAGAAAATACCAATCTTTATCTAGTTTCTGAACCGCATCTTGCTCTTGAGCAGTTGTTTACAATCAAACCTGATTTACTATTGGTTGATACAAATACCTCAGGAATAAACGGGTATCAATTCTCTAAAATTATTAAAAAAAGTAGTGCTTTTCAACACCTACCCATTATTATGATGAGTGCTGAGGAAGAGAAAATAACAGCAGCCCAAATAGAAGAAAATGTTGTCAATGATTTTTTGTCTAAGCATTGTAGTGAAAGTGAGTTAATCAGAGTAATTAAAAAATATCTCGAACTATAA